The following coding sequences are from one Streptomyces dengpaensis window:
- the kdpB gene encoding potassium-transporting ATPase subunit KdpB, with protein sequence MTTRTEKQEDSMSTATPTRAPHSDVPTGHKDEGKVGAGLFDPKQLLKSLPDAFRKLDPRVMIKSPVMFVVLVGSVLTTVFAFKDPGDWFGWAISAWLWLTVIFANLAEAVAEGRGKAQADTLRKAKTDTVARRLAKNGEPGKNEVQIPGTELRVGDLVVCEAGDIIPGDGDVVEGVASVDESAITGESAPVIRESGGDRSAVTGGTKVLSDRIVIKITTKPGETFIDRMIALVEGAARQKTPNEIALNILLASLTIVFLLAVATLPPFADYAGTHLTMVVLVALLVCLIPTTIGALLSAIGIAGMDRLVQRNVLAMSGRAVEAAGDVSTLLLDKTGTITLGNRQASEFVPVMGTTEAEVANAAQLSSLADETPEGRSIVVLAKEQYGLRERHQGELVHAEWIAFTAQTRMSGVDVDGRKIRKGAAGSVITWVKEQGGTLSEDAGTLANRISEAGGTPLLVAVEDAEGARVLGVIHLKDVVKDGMRERFEELRRMGIKTVMITGDNPLTAKAIAEEAGVDDFLAEATPEDKMALIKREQAGGKLVAMTGDGTNDAPALAQADVGVAMNTGTSAAKEAGNMVDLDSNPTKLIEIVEIGKQLLITRGALTTFSIANDVAKYFAIIPALFAAVYPGLDKLNIMHLSSPDSAILSAVIFNALIIIALVPLALRGVQYRPVSADKMLRRNLGIYGLGGLIAPFIGIKIIDLLISLIPGIG encoded by the coding sequence ATGACCACTCGTACAGAGAAGCAAGAGGACTCGATGTCCACAGCCACTCCGACCCGGGCCCCGCACAGCGATGTGCCGACCGGCCACAAGGACGAAGGCAAGGTCGGCGCCGGCCTGTTCGACCCGAAGCAGCTGCTGAAGTCGCTGCCGGACGCCTTCCGCAAGCTCGACCCGCGGGTGATGATCAAGTCCCCCGTGATGTTCGTGGTCCTCGTCGGCTCGGTGCTGACGACGGTCTTCGCCTTCAAGGACCCGGGCGACTGGTTCGGCTGGGCGATCAGCGCCTGGCTGTGGCTGACGGTGATCTTCGCGAACCTCGCGGAGGCCGTGGCCGAGGGCCGCGGCAAGGCGCAGGCGGACACCCTGCGCAAGGCCAAGACCGACACCGTGGCGCGCCGGCTGGCCAAGAACGGCGAGCCCGGCAAGAACGAAGTGCAGATCCCCGGCACCGAGCTGCGCGTCGGCGACCTGGTCGTCTGCGAGGCGGGCGACATCATCCCCGGCGACGGTGACGTCGTCGAGGGTGTGGCCAGCGTCGACGAGTCGGCCATCACCGGCGAGTCGGCCCCGGTCATCCGTGAGTCCGGCGGCGACCGCTCGGCCGTCACCGGCGGTACGAAGGTCCTCTCCGACCGCATCGTCATCAAGATCACGACGAAGCCGGGCGAGACCTTCATCGACCGGATGATCGCCCTCGTCGAGGGCGCGGCCCGGCAGAAGACGCCCAACGAGATCGCGCTGAACATCCTGCTCGCGTCGCTCACGATCGTCTTCCTGCTCGCGGTCGCGACCCTGCCGCCGTTCGCGGACTACGCCGGCACGCACCTCACGATGGTCGTCCTGGTGGCCCTCCTGGTCTGCCTGATCCCGACCACCATCGGCGCCCTGCTCTCCGCGATCGGTATCGCGGGCATGGACCGGCTGGTGCAGAGGAACGTACTCGCCATGTCCGGCAGGGCAGTCGAGGCGGCGGGCGACGTGTCGACCCTCCTCCTCGACAAGACCGGCACCATCACCCTCGGCAACCGCCAGGCCTCCGAGTTCGTGCCCGTCATGGGCACCACCGAGGCCGAGGTCGCCAACGCCGCGCAGCTGTCGTCGCTGGCCGACGAGACCCCCGAGGGCCGTTCCATCGTCGTCCTGGCGAAGGAGCAGTACGGGCTGCGCGAGCGGCACCAGGGCGAGCTGGTGCACGCGGAGTGGATCGCCTTCACCGCCCAGACCCGTATGTCGGGTGTGGACGTGGACGGCAGGAAGATCCGCAAGGGTGCGGCCGGTTCGGTCATCACCTGGGTCAAGGAGCAGGGCGGTACCCTCTCCGAGGACGCCGGCACCCTCGCCAACCGGATCTCCGAGGCGGGCGGCACCCCGCTGCTCGTTGCCGTCGAGGACGCGGAAGGCGCCCGTGTCCTGGGCGTCATCCACCTCAAGGACGTCGTCAAGGACGGCATGCGCGAGCGGTTCGAAGAGCTGCGCCGCATGGGCATCAAGACCGTCATGATCACGGGTGACAACCCGCTGACGGCCAAGGCGATCGCCGAGGAGGCGGGCGTTGACGACTTCCTCGCGGAGGCCACTCCCGAGGACAAGATGGCGCTCATCAAGCGCGAGCAGGCGGGCGGCAAGCTCGTCGCGATGACCGGTGACGGCACGAACGACGCGCCGGCGCTGGCCCAGGCCGACGTGGGTGTGGCCATGAACACCGGTACCTCGGCCGCCAAGGAGGCCGGGAACATGGTGGACCTGGACTCCAACCCCACCAAGCTCATCGAGATCGTGGAGATCGGCAAGCAGCTGCTGATCACCCGGGGCGCGCTGACGACGTTCTCCATCGCCAACGACGTCGCGAAGTACTTCGCGATCATCCCGGCGCTGTTCGCGGCGGTCTACCCGGGCCTGGACAAGCTCAACATCATGCACCTGTCCTCGCCCGACTCCGCGATCCTGTCGGCGGTCATCTTCAACGCGCTGATCATCATCGCGCTGGTGCCGCTCGCCCTGCGGGGTGTGCAGTACCGGCCGGTCAGCGCCGACAAGATGCTGCGGCGCAACCTCGGGATCTACGGTCTCGGCGGCCTGATCGCGCCCTTCATCGGCATCAAGATCATCGACCTGCTCATCTCCCTCATCCCCGGAATCGGCTGA
- the kdpA gene encoding potassium-transporting ATPase subunit KdpA, producing MSSVLAGVLQLLALIAALALAYRPLGDYMAKVYSSDKHLRVEKWIYKGIGANPNTQMRWPAYLRGVLAFSAVSVLFLYLLQRIQGVLPGSLGFSAIDPDQAFNTAASFVTNTNWQSYYGEQAMGHVVQTAGLAVQNFVSAAVGIAVAVALVRGFARSRTGELGNFWSDLVRGVVRILLPLSVVAAIVLVACGAIQNFSGVHEVGQFLNGHSMGGSQEWNGGAVASQEAIKELGTNGGGYFNANSAHPFENPTPFTNLFEIFLILLIPFALTRTFGRMVGSLKQGYAILATMVTIWIGFTALMMWTEFSHHGPAFDIAGGAMEGKESRFGVGASSIFAVATTLTSTGAVDSFHSSFTGLGGGITMLGMQLGEIAPGGVGSGLYGVLIMAIIAVFIAGLMVGRTPEYLGKKIGTREIKFAACYILITPALVLVFTAAAMALPTPGNSMTNSGAHGFSEILYAYTSGANNNGSAFAGLNADTQWFNTTIGIAMMLGRFLPMVFVLALAGSLAEQRPVPATAGTLRTEKPLFTGLLVGTILIITGLTYFPALALGPLAEGLAS from the coding sequence ATGAGCTCCGTCCTCGCCGGCGTGCTCCAGCTGCTCGCGCTCATAGCCGCACTGGCACTCGCCTACCGTCCCCTCGGCGACTACATGGCCAAGGTCTACTCCTCCGACAAGCACCTGCGCGTGGAGAAATGGATCTACAAGGGCATCGGCGCCAACCCGAACACGCAGATGCGCTGGCCCGCCTACCTGCGCGGTGTCCTTGCCTTCTCCGCCGTCAGCGTCCTCTTCCTCTACCTGCTGCAGCGCATCCAGGGCGTGCTGCCCGGCTCGCTCGGCTTCTCCGCGATCGACCCGGACCAGGCGTTCAACACCGCCGCGTCGTTCGTGACGAACACCAACTGGCAGTCGTACTACGGCGAGCAGGCCATGGGCCACGTCGTGCAGACCGCCGGTCTGGCCGTCCAGAACTTCGTCTCCGCCGCCGTCGGCATCGCGGTGGCCGTAGCCCTCGTGCGCGGCTTCGCACGCTCGCGCACTGGTGAACTCGGAAACTTCTGGTCCGACCTGGTGCGCGGTGTCGTCCGCATCCTGCTGCCGCTCTCCGTCGTCGCCGCGATCGTCCTGGTCGCCTGCGGTGCGATCCAGAACTTCTCCGGCGTCCACGAGGTCGGCCAATTCCTGAATGGGCACAGCATGGGAGGCTCGCAGGAGTGGAACGGTGGCGCGGTCGCCTCGCAGGAGGCCATCAAGGAGCTCGGCACCAACGGTGGCGGTTACTTCAACGCCAACAGTGCCCACCCCTTCGAGAACCCGACCCCGTTCACGAACCTCTTCGAGATCTTCCTGATCCTCCTCATCCCCTTCGCGCTGACCCGCACCTTCGGCCGCATGGTCGGCAGCCTGAAGCAGGGCTACGCGATCCTCGCCACGATGGTCACCATCTGGATCGGCTTCACGGCCTTGATGATGTGGACCGAGTTCTCCCATCACGGCCCGGCGTTCGACATCGCCGGGGGTGCGATGGAGGGCAAGGAGAGCCGCTTCGGCGTCGGCGCGTCGTCCATCTTCGCCGTGGCGACCACGCTCACCTCGACCGGCGCGGTGGACTCCTTCCACTCCTCGTTCACCGGTCTCGGCGGCGGCATCACCATGCTGGGCATGCAGCTCGGCGAGATCGCGCCCGGTGGTGTCGGCTCCGGCCTCTACGGCGTGCTGATCATGGCGATCATCGCGGTGTTCATCGCGGGGCTCATGGTCGGCCGTACGCCTGAATACCTGGGCAAGAAGATCGGCACTCGCGAGATCAAGTTCGCGGCCTGCTACATCCTCATCACCCCGGCGCTGGTGCTCGTCTTCACCGCCGCCGCGATGGCGCTGCCCACCCCGGGCAACTCGATGACGAACAGTGGCGCGCACGGCTTCTCCGAGATCCTGTACGCCTACACCTCGGGCGCCAACAACAACGGCTCGGCCTTCGCCGGTCTGAACGCCGACACGCAGTGGTTCAACACCACCATCGGTATCGCGATGATGCTCGGCCGCTTCCTGCCGATGGTGTTCGTCCTCGCGCTGGCCGGCTCGCTCGCCGAGCAGAGGCCGGTCCCGGCAACGGCGGGCACCCTGCGCACGGAGAAGCCGCTGTTCACCGGCCTCCTCGTCGGCACGATCCTGATCATCACCGGTCTGACCTACTTCCCGGCCCTGGCGCTGGGTCCGCTGGCCGAGGGGCTGGCGTCATGA
- the kdpF gene encoding K(+)-transporting ATPase subunit F — protein sequence MTAENVVGLVVAVALLGYLVLALVFPERF from the coding sequence GTGACCGCCGAAAACGTCGTCGGCCTCGTCGTGGCCGTCGCCCTGCTGGGCTATCTCGTCCTTGCTCTCGTTTTCCCGGAGAGGTTCTGA
- a CDS encoding amino acid transporter, protein MATADHDAGTRRPRMPRLRAWMLQGLSDMGKGRQVPRPAEPVPAHKGQRWWRVMCLTGVDYFSTLGYQPGIAALAAGLLSPVATIVLVLVTLAGALPVYRRVAEESPHGQGSIAMLERLLSFWKGKLFVLTLLGFAATDFLITITLSAADASTHLVENPHLTSVLHDKQVLITLILIALLGAVFLKGFLEAIGVAVVLVGLYLALNAVVVATGLWHLATESHVITDWSSALTAEHGNALAMVGVALLVFPKLALGLSGFETGVAVMPHVEGDPDDTEERPKGRIRGTKKLLTTAALIMSVFLICTSFITTLLIPAKEFESGGEANGRALAYLAHEYLGNAFGTVYDISTIAILWFAGASAMAGLLNLMPGYLPRYGMAPHWARAVRPMVIVFTLVAFLVTWIFNADVDAQGGAYATGVLVLISSAAIAVTIAAGRAGQRNWTIAFAVISTVFLYTTILNVIERPDGVKIGGCFIAGIMLVSLLSRLARSFELRVTSVTMDDMTERFVRDIASRRIQFIANEPDTRDLTEYREKIEQIRADNDLAPQEDFVFVEVTIRDPSEFEAGLYVRGEVMHGRYRVLTLESSSIPNALAAFLLHVRESTGSIPHIYFEWTEGNPFANFLRFFLFGQGEVAPVTREILREAEPNRSRRPRVHVG, encoded by the coding sequence ATGGCCACCGCCGACCACGATGCCGGTACGCGCCGTCCCCGTATGCCTCGTCTGCGTGCGTGGATGCTGCAAGGCCTGTCCGACATGGGCAAAGGCCGCCAGGTGCCCCGCCCCGCCGAGCCGGTGCCCGCGCACAAGGGGCAGCGGTGGTGGCGCGTGATGTGCCTGACCGGCGTCGACTACTTCTCCACCCTCGGCTACCAGCCCGGCATCGCCGCCCTGGCGGCCGGGCTGCTGTCCCCCGTGGCGACGATCGTGCTCGTCCTCGTCACCCTGGCGGGCGCGCTGCCGGTCTACCGGCGGGTGGCCGAGGAGAGCCCGCACGGTCAGGGCTCGATCGCGATGCTGGAGCGGCTGCTGTCCTTCTGGAAGGGCAAGCTGTTCGTGCTCACCCTGCTGGGCTTCGCCGCGACCGACTTCCTGATCACCATCACCCTTTCGGCGGCGGACGCCTCCACCCATCTGGTGGAGAACCCCCACCTGACCAGCGTCCTGCACGACAAGCAGGTGCTGATCACCCTCATCCTCATCGCCCTGCTCGGCGCGGTGTTCCTCAAGGGCTTCCTGGAGGCGATCGGCGTCGCGGTCGTCCTGGTGGGCCTCTACCTGGCGCTCAACGCCGTAGTCGTCGCCACCGGCCTCTGGCACCTGGCCACGGAGAGCCACGTGATCACCGACTGGTCCAGCGCCCTCACCGCCGAGCACGGCAACGCCCTCGCGATGGTCGGCGTGGCCCTGCTGGTCTTCCCCAAGCTGGCGCTCGGCCTCTCCGGCTTCGAGACGGGCGTGGCGGTCATGCCGCACGTGGAGGGCGACCCGGACGACACCGAGGAGCGGCCTAAGGGCCGTATCCGCGGAACGAAGAAGCTGCTCACGACCGCGGCGCTGATCATGAGCGTCTTCCTGATCTGCACGAGCTTCATCACCACCCTCCTCATCCCGGCGAAGGAGTTCGAGTCGGGCGGCGAGGCCAACGGCCGCGCGCTGGCGTACCTGGCGCACGAGTACCTGGGCAACGCCTTCGGCACGGTCTACGACATCTCCACGATCGCCATCCTGTGGTTCGCGGGCGCCTCCGCCATGGCCGGACTCCTGAACCTCATGCCGGGCTATCTCCCCCGCTACGGCATGGCCCCGCACTGGGCGCGCGCCGTCCGCCCCATGGTGATCGTCTTCACCCTGGTCGCGTTCCTGGTCACGTGGATCTTCAACGCCGACGTCGACGCACAGGGCGGCGCGTACGCCACCGGTGTCCTCGTCCTCATCAGCTCCGCCGCCATCGCGGTCACCATCGCCGCCGGCAGGGCCGGACAGCGGAACTGGACCATCGCGTTCGCGGTGATCTCGACGGTGTTCCTCTACACGACGATCCTGAACGTCATCGAGCGCCCCGACGGCGTCAAGATCGGCGGCTGCTTCATCGCGGGCATCATGCTCGTCTCGCTGCTGTCCCGGCTGGCCCGCTCCTTCGAACTGCGGGTCACCAGCGTGACGATGGACGACATGACGGAACGGTTCGTACGGGACATCGCCAGCCGCCGGATCCAGTTCATCGCCAACGAGCCGGACACGCGTGACCTCACCGAGTACCGGGAGAAGATCGAGCAGATCAGGGCCGACAACGACCTCGCGCCCCAGGAGGACTTCGTCTTCGTCGAGGTCACGATCCGCGACCCCTCCGAATTCGAGGCGGGCCTGTACGTACGCGGCGAGGTCATGCACGGCCGCTACCGCGTGCTGACCTTGGAGTCCTCCTCCATCCCCAACGCCCTCGCCGCCTTCCTCCTGCACGTCCGCGAGTCCACCGGCAGCATCCCGCACATCTACTTCGAGTGGACCGAGGGCAACCCCTTCGCCAACTTCCTCCGCTTCTTCCTCTTCGGCCAGGGCGAGGTCGCCCCGGTCACCCGAGAAATCCTCCGCGAGGCAGAACCGAACCGCTCCCGCCGCCCACGGGTGCACGTCGGCTGA
- a CDS encoding FMN reductase — MKLVVVSAGLSVPSSTRLLGDRLAAAVVQGTGADVQVVEVRDLAVEIAHNFTNGFPGKGLSAAIDAVASADGLIVVTPVFSASYSGLFKSFFDVLSAGDKDVLAGKPVLVAATGGSERHSLVLEHALRPLFSYLRAVVVPTAVYAASEDWGAEGLASRIERAAGELAGLMTATGGGGLRGLGSAAAAAAPGRAEAAPGGGGAGGFEVVPFEEQLAALRS, encoded by the coding sequence ATGAAGCTTGTCGTCGTCTCGGCGGGGCTGAGTGTTCCGTCGTCCACGCGGTTGCTGGGCGACCGGCTGGCGGCCGCCGTGGTCCAGGGCACGGGCGCCGATGTCCAGGTCGTGGAGGTGCGCGACCTGGCCGTCGAGATCGCGCACAACTTCACGAACGGCTTCCCCGGGAAGGGGCTGTCCGCCGCGATCGATGCCGTGGCGTCCGCGGACGGGCTCATCGTCGTCACGCCCGTCTTCTCCGCCTCCTACAGCGGGCTGTTCAAGTCCTTCTTCGATGTGCTGTCCGCCGGGGACAAGGACGTGCTGGCCGGGAAGCCGGTGCTGGTCGCGGCGACCGGGGGCTCGGAGCGGCACTCGCTGGTGCTCGAGCATGCGCTGCGTCCATTGTTCTCGTATCTGCGGGCTGTGGTCGTGCCGACCGCGGTGTACGCGGCTTCGGAGGACTGGGGGGCGGAGGGGCTGGCTTCGCGGATTGAGCGGGCTGCGGGGGAGTTGGCCGGGTTGATGACGGCTACGGGGGGTGGGGGTTTGCGGGGGCTGGGCTCGGCTGCGGCTGCGGCTGCGCCCGGCCGGGCTGAGGCCGCCCCTGGCGGGGGCGGTGCTGGTGGCTTTGAGGTGGTTCCCTTCGAGGAGCAGCTGGCTGCGTTGCGGTCGTAG
- a CDS encoding LLM class flavin-dependent oxidoreductase: protein MQFGIFSVGDVTPDPTTGGTPTERERIKAMVAIAEKAEEVGLDVFATGEHHNPPFVPSSPTTMLGYIAARTEKLVLSTSTTLITTNDPVKIAEDFAMLQHLADGRMDLMMGRGNTGPVYPWFGQDIRQGINLAVENYALLHRLWREDVVTWEGKFRTPLQSFTSTPRPMDGVPPFVWHGSIRSPEIAEQAAYYGDGFFHNNIFWPADHTKRMVELYRQRYAHYGHGTPEQAIVGLGGQVFMRHNSQDAVREFRPYFDNAPVYGHGPSLEDFTEQTPLTVGSPQQVIEKTLSFREYAGDYQRQLFLMDHAGLPLKTVLEQIDLLGEEVVPVLREEFAKGRPAGVPEAPTHAARVAAAAAEGSAEGVTVA, encoded by the coding sequence ATGCAGTTCGGGATCTTCAGCGTCGGGGATGTCACACCGGACCCGACCACGGGCGGGACGCCGACCGAGCGGGAACGCATCAAGGCCATGGTCGCCATCGCGGAGAAGGCCGAGGAGGTCGGGCTCGACGTCTTCGCGACCGGGGAGCACCACAACCCGCCGTTCGTGCCGTCGTCGCCGACCACCATGCTCGGCTACATAGCCGCGCGCACGGAGAAGCTCGTCCTCTCCACCTCCACGACCCTCATCACCACCAACGACCCGGTGAAGATCGCCGAGGACTTCGCGATGCTCCAGCATCTGGCCGACGGGCGGATGGATCTGATGATGGGGCGCGGGAACACCGGGCCCGTCTACCCCTGGTTCGGGCAGGACATCCGCCAGGGCATCAACCTCGCCGTCGAGAACTACGCGCTGCTGCACCGGCTGTGGCGCGAGGACGTGGTGACGTGGGAGGGCAAGTTCCGTACGCCGCTGCAGTCGTTCACGTCGACGCCGCGGCCGATGGACGGCGTACCGCCGTTCGTCTGGCACGGGTCGATCAGGTCGCCCGAGATCGCGGAACAGGCCGCGTACTACGGCGATGGCTTCTTCCACAACAACATCTTCTGGCCCGCCGACCACACCAAGCGGATGGTCGAGCTCTACCGGCAGCGGTACGCGCACTACGGGCACGGCACGCCCGAGCAGGCGATCGTCGGGCTCGGCGGGCAGGTGTTCATGCGGCACAACTCGCAGGACGCCGTACGCGAGTTCCGGCCGTACTTCGACAACGCGCCGGTGTACGGCCACGGGCCGTCCCTCGAGGACTTCACCGAGCAGACTCCGCTGACCGTCGGCTCGCCGCAGCAGGTGATCGAGAAGACGCTGAGCTTCCGGGAGTACGCCGGTGACTACCAGCGTCAGCTGTTCCTGATGGACCACGCGGGGCTGCCGCTGAAGACCGTCCTGGAGCAGATCGACCTGCTGGGCGAGGAGGTCGTGCCGGTGTTGCGCGAGGAGTTCGCCAAGGGGCGTCCTGCCGGGGTACCGGAGGCGCCGACGCATGCGGCTCGGGTGGCCGCGGCCGCGGCCGAGGGGTCCGCGGAAGGGGTGACTGTCGCATGA
- a CDS encoding MarR family winged helix-turn-helix transcriptional regulator, which produces MAGSGRERLLDELGTVSRRYMASYALFNQALADHLKLHPTDVQCLNLLSLGDGPVTTGRIAEMTGLTTGSATRLVDRLEKAGYVVRERDAVDRRRVLVATVPEKMAELGQMWDRLGGGWYALFDGLEDDELALIIGHMLRTVDFTAEQMDRLRGGDLQGDSES; this is translated from the coding sequence ATGGCCGGGAGCGGGCGGGAGCGGTTGCTTGACGAGTTGGGCACGGTGTCGCGGCGTTATATGGCGTCGTACGCGCTCTTCAATCAGGCCCTTGCCGATCATTTGAAGCTGCATCCGACGGATGTGCAGTGTCTGAATCTGCTGAGTCTGGGGGACGGGCCCGTAACGACCGGGCGGATCGCGGAGATGACCGGGCTGACGACCGGGTCGGCTACGCGGCTCGTGGATCGGCTGGAGAAGGCCGGCTATGTCGTACGGGAGCGGGACGCCGTCGATCGGCGGCGGGTGCTCGTGGCTACCGTGCCGGAGAAGATGGCCGAGCTCGGGCAGATGTGGGATCGGTTGGGGGGCGGATGGTACGCGCTCTTCGATGGGCTTGAGGATGATGAACTCGCCCTGATCATCGGGCATATGCTGCGCACGGTCGACTTCACCGCGGAGCAGATGGATCGGCTGAGGGGTGGGGATCTTCAAGGGGATTCGGAGTCGTAG
- a CDS encoding YnfA family protein produces the protein MLILRSAALFVVAALFEIGGAWLVWQGVREHRGWLWIGAGVMALGIYGFVATLQPNPEFGRILAAYGGVFVAGSLAWGMIADGYRPDRWDVTGALICLAGMAVIMYAPRGN, from the coding sequence ATGCTGATCCTCCGCTCCGCCGCCCTCTTCGTCGTCGCCGCACTCTTCGAGATCGGCGGCGCCTGGCTGGTCTGGCAGGGCGTACGCGAACACCGCGGCTGGCTCTGGATCGGCGCCGGTGTGATGGCCCTCGGCATATACGGCTTCGTGGCCACCCTCCAGCCGAACCCCGAGTTCGGCCGCATCCTCGCCGCGTACGGCGGGGTCTTCGTGGCCGGCTCCCTCGCCTGGGGCATGATCGCCGACGGCTACCGCCCCGACCGCTGGGACGTCACGGGCGCGCTGATCTGCCTGGCGGGAATGGCGGTAATCATGTACGCGCCACGCGGAAACTGA
- a CDS encoding RtcB family protein, producing MSYVEMPGAKVPIRMWTDPATVEDVALRQLQNVATLPWIKGLAVMPDVHYGKGATVGSVIAMRDAVCPAAVGVDIGCGMSAVKTSLTANDLPGDLSRLRSKIEQAIPVGRGMHESPVEPGRFHGLATAGWDDFWGRFDGIADAVKFRQERATKQMGTLGSGNHFTEVCVSEDGSVWLMLHSGSRNIGKELAEYHIGVAQKLPHNQGLVDRDLAVFVADTPQMAAYRNDLFWAQEYAKYNRTIMMALLKDVIRKEFKKAKPVFEPEISAHHNYVAEERYGGMDLLVTRKGAIRAGSGEYGIIPGSMGTGSYIVKGLGNEKSFNSASHGAGRRMSRNAAKRRFSTKDLEEQTRGVECRKDSGVVDEIPGAYKPIEQVMEQQSDLVEVVAKLKQVVCVKG from the coding sequence ATGTCGTATGTGGAGATGCCCGGCGCGAAGGTCCCGATCCGCATGTGGACGGACCCCGCGACGGTCGAGGACGTCGCGCTGCGCCAGCTCCAGAACGTGGCGACGCTGCCGTGGATCAAGGGTCTCGCGGTCATGCCCGACGTCCACTACGGGAAGGGCGCGACGGTCGGGTCCGTCATCGCCATGCGGGACGCCGTGTGTCCCGCGGCGGTGGGGGTGGATATCGGGTGCGGGATGTCCGCCGTCAAGACGTCGCTCACCGCCAATGACCTGCCGGGGGATCTTTCGCGGCTGCGGTCGAAGATCGAGCAGGCCATTCCGGTGGGGCGGGGGATGCACGAGTCGCCGGTCGAGCCGGGGCGCTTCCACGGGCTGGCCACGGCCGGGTGGGACGACTTCTGGGGGCGGTTCGACGGGATTGCCGATGCGGTCAAATTCCGTCAGGAGCGTGCCACGAAGCAGATGGGAACGCTCGGAAGCGGGAATCACTTCACGGAAGTGTGCGTAAGTGAGGACGGTTCGGTCTGGCTGATGCTCCACTCCGGTTCCAGGAACATCGGCAAGGAGCTGGCCGAGTACCACATCGGCGTCGCCCAGAAGCTTCCGCACAACCAGGGGCTGGTCGACCGTGACCTCGCCGTCTTCGTCGCAGACACGCCGCAGATGGCGGCGTACCGCAACGACCTGTTCTGGGCGCAGGAGTACGCGAAGTACAACCGCACGATCATGATGGCGCTTCTGAAGGACGTCATCCGCAAGGAGTTCAAGAAGGCCAAGCCGGTCTTCGAGCCGGAGATCAGCGCTCATCACAACTACGTTGCCGAGGAGCGGTACGGCGGGATGGATCTGCTGGTGACCCGCAAGGGCGCGATCCGCGCGGGTTCCGGCGAGTACGGGATCATCCCCGGCTCGATGGGCACGGGTTCGTACATCGTGAAGGGGCTGGGAAACGAGAAGTCCTTCAACTCGGCCTCGCACGGCGCGGGGCGGCGCATGAGCCGTAACGCGGCGAAGCGCCGCTTCTCGACGAAGGACCTGGAGGAGCAGACGCGCGGCGTCGAGTGCCGCAAGGACTCCGGCGTCGTGGACGAGATCCCGGGCGCGTACAAGCCGATCGAGCAGGTGATGGAGCAGCAGAGCGACCTTGTGGAGGTCGTGGCGAAGCTGAAGCAGGTCGTCTGTGTGAAGGGCTGA
- a CDS encoding DUF3558 family protein, with translation MSEGTMHRPAQRVGRAPRLTRILVSAAAVPVMLVAAGCSSDSGSGDDKKSAGSSPDAKASASASANAIEPAAYSTLPEPCSVLSKKTLGELVPKGAKSGKEGKSDDVAARGNCNWSSLDNNGVKGSQFRWLNVALLRFESDSRGDGNEQAHAYFEKQVTGAQSVTGAKKTESEPVSGTGDEATAVSYDLKKKEGSFKQQTVVARVENVVVTLDYNGAGLAGEKTPSAADLLKAAEKAAKEAMAAVSAANEDEGGSGAKASTPPSASKSASPSKSAAEKS, from the coding sequence ATGAGTGAAGGAACCATGCACCGACCAGCACAGCGAGTAGGCCGAGCACCGCGACTCACCCGCATCCTTGTCAGCGCAGCCGCCGTCCCGGTGATGCTCGTCGCCGCCGGCTGTTCCTCGGACTCCGGCTCCGGTGACGACAAGAAGAGCGCCGGTTCGAGCCCCGACGCGAAGGCATCCGCGAGCGCCTCGGCCAACGCCATCGAGCCGGCCGCGTACTCGACGCTGCCCGAGCCCTGCTCGGTGCTGTCGAAGAAGACGCTGGGCGAACTGGTCCCGAAGGGTGCCAAGTCCGGCAAGGAGGGCAAGTCGGACGATGTGGCGGCGCGGGGCAACTGTAACTGGAGCAGCCTCGACAACAACGGAGTGAAGGGCTCGCAGTTCCGCTGGCTGAACGTGGCCCTGCTGCGCTTCGAGTCGGACTCGCGCGGTGACGGCAACGAGCAGGCGCACGCGTACTTCGAGAAGCAGGTCACGGGCGCGCAGTCGGTGACGGGTGCGAAGAAGACCGAGTCGGAGCCGGTGTCCGGGACGGGCGACGAGGCGACGGCCGTGTCGTACGACCTGAAGAAGAAGGAAGGCTCCTTCAAGCAGCAGACGGTCGTGGCCCGCGTCGAGAACGTCGTCGTCACCCTCGACTACAACGGCGCCGGTCTCGCGGGCGAGAAGACCCCGAGCGCCGCCGACCTGCTGAAGGCGGCCGAGAAGGCCGCGAAGGAGGCAATGGCCGCGGTGTCCGCCGCGAACGAGGACGAGGGCGGGAGCGGCGCCAAGGCGAGCACGCCTCCGTCGGCGTCGAAGTCGGCGTCGCCGTCCAAGTCCGCGGCCGAGAAGAGCTGA